A portion of the Acanthopagrus latus isolate v.2019 chromosome 21, fAcaLat1.1, whole genome shotgun sequence genome contains these proteins:
- the LOC119010970 gene encoding glutamine synthetase — MATSASATLSKAVKQQYMELPQGDKVQAMYIWIDGTGEGLRCKTRTLDAEPKSIDDLPEWNFDGSSTYQAEGSNSDMYLIPAAMFRDPFRKDPNKLVLCEVQKYNGKPAETNLRITCKKIMEMVEDQHPWFGMEQEYTILGTDGHPFGWPSNGFPGPQGPYYCGVGADKAYGRDIVEAHYRACLYAGVQICGTNAEVMPAQWEFQVGPCEGISMGDHLWMARFLLHRVCEDFGVVASFDPKPIPGNWNGAGCHTNFSTKEMREEGGLKAIEDSIEKLGKRHRYHIRAYDPKGGLDNARRLTGHHETSNINEFSAGVANRGASIRIPRQVGQEKKGYFEDRRPSANCDPYGVTEALIRTCLLSEEGDEPADY; from the exons ATGGCCACATCCGCCAGTGCCACCCTGAGTAAAGCTGTAAAGCAGCAGTACATGGAGCTCCCTCAGGGAGATAAAGTCCAGGCCATGTACATTTGGATTGATGGAACGGGAGAGGGACTCCGGTGCAAGACCAGGACGCTGGATGCTGAGCCCAAAAGCATTGATG atttgCCTGAGTGGAACTTCGACGGCTCCAGCACTTATCAGGCGGAGGGCTCAAACAGCGACATGTATCTGATTCCTGCTGCCATGTTCCGCGATCCATTCCGCAAAGACCCCAACAAACTGGTCCTGTGTGAGGTGCAGAAGTACAACGGCAAACCTGCAG aaacCAACCTTCGCATCACATGTAAGAAAATTATGGAGATGGTGGAGGATCAGCATCCCTGGTTCGGCATGGAGCAGGAGTACACCATCCTGGGCACAGACGGACACCCTTTTGGCTGGCCGTCTAATGGTTTCCCTGGACCACAGG GTCCATACTACTGTGGTGTGGGAGCTGACAAGGCCTATGGTAGAGATATCGTGGAGGCTCATTACAGAGCTTGTCTCTACGCTGGAGTCCAGATTTGTGGCACAAATGCGGAAGTGATGCCTGCTCAG tggGAGTTCCAGGTTGGACCCTGTGAAGGGATCAGCATGGGGGATCATCTGTGGATGGCTCGCTTCCTCCTGCACCGCGTCTGTGAAGACTTCGGCGTTGTTGCCTCATTTGACCCCAAGCCCATCCCTGGAAACTGGAACGGTGCTGGCTGCCATACAAACTTCAGCACAAAGGAGATGAGGGAAGAGGGCGGATTGAA AGCCATTGAGGATTCCATCGAGAAGCTCGGGAAGAGGCACCGCTATCACATCCGTGCCTACGACCCCAAAGGGGGGCTCGACAACGCCCGTCGTCTCACCGGCCACCACGAAACCTCCAACATCAACGAATTCTCTGCGGGCGTGGCCAACCGCGGCGCCAGCATCCGCATCCCTCGCCAAGTCGGCCAGGAGAAGAAGGGCTACTTCGAAGACCGCCGCCCATCCGCCAACTGCGACCCGTACGGCGTGACCGAGGCCCTGATCCGCACCTGTTTGCTGAGCGAGGAAGGGGATGAACCTGCGGATTACTAA